A genomic stretch from Lottiidibacillus patelloidae includes:
- a CDS encoding metal-dependent hydrolase, with the protein MDTITHTLFGLTAYSAVNKDQKSKKEKHALLFTAIAGSNIPDIDVIMRVTEIGRIMDLMWHRGITHSLLMIPIWTLLLIWLCSSIWKVKSKAINFLTFFSVSLHVLSDVLNTWGTGLLEPFSSIRISLGIISIIDFVIWGLIMLGFILSYLFKSIISRSKVFKFVWVGIAIHITFQGMLGYRVYQSSITNYDEVVLRAEFIPWHFTVIGRKEETVELSSVSIFRERQMTHTLISDTNADLQWLFKQNPKAKVLMEWAPFVIIKDSNDQIGIYDPRFFMDGESFLYESAKK; encoded by the coding sequence ATGGACACAATCACTCATACGTTATTCGGGCTGACAGCTTATAGCGCTGTAAATAAAGATCAAAAGTCAAAAAAAGAAAAACATGCCTTATTATTCACAGCTATAGCCGGGAGTAATATTCCTGATATCGATGTCATCATGCGTGTTACTGAAATTGGACGTATCATGGACCTCATGTGGCATAGGGGAATTACGCACTCTTTATTAATGATTCCGATATGGACCTTGTTGCTTATTTGGCTTTGCTCTTCCATCTGGAAGGTGAAAAGTAAAGCAATTAATTTCTTAACATTTTTCTCTGTTAGCCTTCATGTTCTTTCTGACGTTTTAAATACATGGGGTACTGGATTATTAGAGCCCTTCTCGTCTATACGGATAAGCCTTGGGATTATATCTATTATTGATTTTGTTATATGGGGATTAATCATGTTAGGTTTTATTTTATCTTACTTATTTAAATCTATTATTTCACGAAGCAAAGTATTTAAATTCGTCTGGGTGGGCATTGCCATCCACATAACATTCCAAGGAATGCTTGGCTATAGGGTCTATCAATCTAGCATTACTAATTATGATGAAGTCGTTTTACGTGCTGAGTTTATTCCATGGCATTTTACTGTTATCGGTAGAAAAGAAGAAACGGTTGAGCTGTCATCTGTTAGCATCTTTCGAGAGAGACAAATGACTCATACATTAATTTCCGATACCAATGCAGATCTACAGTGGCTTTTCAAACAAAATCCAAAAGCGAAGGTTTTAATGGAGTGGGCACCGTTTGTTATTATTAAAGATTCTAATGATCAAATAGGAATATATGACCCTCGATTTTTTATGGACGGCGAGTCTTTCTTATACGAATCTGCAAAAAAATAA